In Papaver somniferum cultivar HN1 chromosome 1, ASM357369v1, whole genome shotgun sequence, a genomic segment contains:
- the LOC113278993 gene encoding histone-binding protein MSI1-like, with product MAKDEEDLRGELEERLINEEYKIWKKNTPFLYDLVITHALEWPSLTVQWLPDREEPAGKDYSVQKMILGTHTSDSEPNYLMLAQVQLPLEDAENDARQYDDERGEIGGFGCANGKVQIIQQINHDGEVNRARYMPQNPFIIATKTISAEVYVFDYSKHPSKPPLDGACSPDLRLRGHNTEGYGLSWSQFKQGHLLSGSDDAQICLWDVNATPKNKVLEAQQIFKSHDGVVEDVAWHLRHEYYFGSVGDDQNLLIWDLRNSSVTKPAQFVRAHDGEVNCLAFNPFNEWVVATGSTDKTVKLFDLRKINTALHTFNCHKEEVFQIGWSPKNETILASCCLGRRLMVWDLSRIDEEQTPEDAEDGPPELLFIHGGHTSKISDFSWNPCEDWVVASVAEDNILQIWQMAENIYHDEDDVPGEEPSKAA from the exons ATGGcaaaagacgaagaagatttgagAGGCGAACTAGAAGAGAGATTAATAAACGAGGaatacaaaatatggaagaagaacACACCATTTTTGTACGATCTGGTTATAACTCATGCTTTAGAATGGCCATCTTTGACTGTTCAATGGTTACCTGATAGAGAAGAACCGGCTGGTAAAGATTATTCAGTACAGAAAATGATTTTAGGGACTCATACTTCTGATAGTGAACCTAATTATTTGATGTTAGCACAAGTTCAGTTACCTTTAGAAGATGCTGAAAATGATGCTCGTCAATATGATGATGAGCGTGGGGAGATTGGTGGGTTTGGTTGTGCTAACGGAAAG GTGCAAATAATTCAGCAAATAAATCATGATGGAGAGGTTAATCGAGCTCGTTATATGCCTCAAAACCCTTTTATCATTGCCACGAAGACAATTAGCGCAGAGGTCTATGTTTTTGACTATAGCAAACACCCATCTAAGCCTCCACTTGATGGCGCATGCAGTCCGGATCTTAGGTTGAGGGGCCACAACACCGAAGGTTATGGATTATCTTGGAGTCAGTTCAAGCAAGGACATCTACTGAGTGGCTCAGATGATGCTCAGATCTGCTTATGGGATGTCAATGCAACTCCTAAAAATAAGGTTCTCGAGGCCCAACAAATTTTCAAG AGCCATGATGGTGTTGTGGAAGATGTTGCTTGGCATCTGAGGCATGAGTACTATTTTGGCTCTGTTGGGGATGATCAAAACCTGCTTATATGGGATCTGCGGAATTCATCAGTTACCAAGCCAGCCCAATTTGTCCGTGCGCATGACGGTGAG GTTAACTGCTTGGCTTTCAATCCGTTCAATGAGTGGGTTGTGGCTACAGGTTCAACTGATAAAACAGTTAAGCTATTTGACCTTCGTAAGATAAATACTGCTCTCCACACTTTCAACTGCCACAA GGAGGAGGTTTTCCAAATTGGATGGAGCCCGAAGAATGAAACGATTTTAGCTTCTTGTTGTCTTGGTAGGAGACTGATGGTCTGGGATCTCAGCAG AATTGATGAAGAGCAGACACCAGAGGATGCAGAAGATGGCCCACCAGAGCTACTCTTCATCCATGGAGGGCACACTAGCAAAATCTCGGATTTCTCTTGGAATCCTTGTGAAGATTGGGTTGTTGCAAGCGTAGCTGAAGACAACATTCTTCAAATCTGGCAGATGGCAGAAAATATTTACCATGACGAAGATGATGTACCAGGTGAGGAACCTTCAAAAGCTGCATAA